One Algibacter sp. L3A6 genomic region harbors:
- a CDS encoding RICIN domain-containing protein, producing the protein MSYSCTNSVDDILEDNSQLENEMNLQSADINGFNSSFIVSSTSGHHYVGNLKNVLGDVKQAQITNALTTTSEVENILDGFEDMGVNGIRIAIFADGVNPNVTMYNYLYNQAVSRGFKIFANPAQGTGGARIANGMLNGTVPSVKNLTAKDVLVTRIKAFAQDYKCDWINPFNEDSRPGTVWYVGQINNIYSELYGQLNGADLIGSCDWGIEAGLLSLQQTTMKNYISIAATHNLGFQHSLWPDYIAEAGNLPVWDSETNNNVKFSGVATRIDAAIDAGVDGLVLYNSWNTISQSSGDLNTAGQEFKDKFTQYYFIQNKQSGDRIKPFSNVTDGTLMVQAPSSYTGDFTQWEIIPADNGYVRFRNKGSKMYFRPTDNNNYSNIYATSSFSGGETFVEWSINGIDNTYSYVVNRESGKKMRSINSNDLSTHNNESDIRINQVPTSWTGDATRWEFVKAN; encoded by the coding sequence ATGTCTTATTCCTGTACTAATTCAGTAGATGATATTTTAGAAGATAATAGTCAACTTGAAAATGAAATGAATCTTCAGTCGGCCGATATTAATGGTTTTAATAGTAGTTTTATTGTATCCAGTACTTCAGGTCATCATTATGTTGGCAATCTAAAAAATGTTCTTGGAGATGTAAAACAAGCACAAATTACAAATGCACTTACTACAACTTCTGAAGTAGAGAATATTTTAGATGGTTTTGAAGATATGGGGGTGAATGGTATACGTATCGCTATTTTTGCCGATGGAGTTAACCCAAATGTAACAATGTATAATTATCTTTATAATCAAGCTGTGTCTAGAGGTTTCAAAATATTTGCTAATCCAGCACAAGGTACAGGTGGAGCAAGAATAGCTAATGGCATGCTTAACGGTACCGTTCCGTCTGTCAAAAATTTAACAGCTAAAGATGTTCTTGTAACTCGCATAAAAGCTTTCGCACAAGATTATAAATGTGATTGGATAAATCCTTTTAATGAGGATAGTCGTCCAGGAACTGTTTGGTATGTAGGTCAAATTAATAATATCTATTCAGAATTATATGGTCAATTAAATGGAGCAGATTTAATTGGCTCTTGTGATTGGGGCATAGAAGCAGGGCTTTTATCATTGCAACAAACAACAATGAAAAATTATATATCGATAGCTGCAACACATAATTTAGGCTTTCAACATTCTTTATGGCCCGATTACATTGCTGAAGCAGGAAATTTACCTGTTTGGGATTCTGAAACAAATAATAATGTTAAATTTTCTGGCGTAGCAACTAGAATAGACGCCGCTATAGATGCTGGTGTTGATGGATTAGTTTTATATAATAGTTGGAATACAATTAGTCAGTCTTCGGGTGATTTAAATACGGCAGGTCAAGAATTTAAAGATAAATTTACTCAGTATTATTTTATACAAAACAAACAGAGTGGAGATAGAATTAAGCCGTTTAGCAATGTAACGGATGGCACATTAATGGTGCAAGCACCTTCGAGTTATACCGGAGATTTCACGCAATGGGAAATTATTCCAGCAGATAATGGATATGTTAGATTTAGAAATAAAGGATCTAAAATGTATTTTAGGCCTACTGATAATAACAATTATTCTAATATTTATGCGACAAGCTCTTTTTCAGGAGGAGAGACTTTTGTAGAATGGAGTATTAATGGCATTGATAATACATATTCATATGTTGTAAATCGGGAATCGGGTAAAAAAATGCGCTCTATAAATAGTAATGATTTATCTACTCATAATAATGAGTCTGATATTAGAATTAATCAAGTTCCTACTTCTTGGACAGGTGATGCTACGCGCTGGGAATTTGTAAAAGCTAATTAG
- the tpx gene encoding thiol peroxidase: protein MATVTLKGGAIHTSGNLPAKGTKAPEFALTANDLSTKKLSDFAGSKVVLNIFPSVDTGTCATSVREFNREASELENTKVLCVSRDLPFANARFCGAEGLNDVVSLSDFKTGDFGKTYGLDFIDGPLEGLHSRSVVVLDEKGTVLYTEQVAETTEEPNYKAALEALLNA from the coding sequence ATGGCAACAGTAACATTAAAAGGTGGTGCAATACATACATCAGGAAATCTTCCTGCAAAAGGAACAAAAGCTCCAGAATTTGCTTTAACAGCAAATGATTTATCAACAAAAAAATTAAGCGATTTTGCTGGCAGCAAAGTAGTTTTAAACATATTCCCTAGTGTAGATACTGGTACTTGCGCAACCTCTGTTCGCGAATTTAACCGTGAAGCTAGCGAACTAGAAAACACTAAAGTATTATGTGTATCTCGCGATTTACCATTTGCTAATGCGCGTTTTTGTGGTGCAGAAGGTTTAAATGATGTTGTGAGTTTATCCGATTTTAAAACAGGAGATTTTGGTAAAACTTACGGTTTAGATTTTATCGACGGCCCATTAGAAGGTTTACACTCTAGAAGTGTTGTTGTTTTAGATGAAAAAGGAACTGTTTTATACACAGAACAAGTTGCAGAAACTACAGAAGAGCCTAACTACAAAGCTGCTTTAGAAGCTCTTTTAAATGCGTAA
- a CDS encoding MFS transporter — protein MDHIEPKPLSTKLLFIMATAIAATAANLYYNQPLIPSIGKSLELSDGVLGFIPSASQIGYAMAIFFISPLGDVMNRKLVIRNLSITLVIALLGVYLAPNFAVLITATFVVGLGANITQQLIPLGASLSSIENKGKVMATLMTGLTTGILLSRTLSGFIAEHFGWRAVFLGAAIMAAIIGVVLQIALPSNKPTANLKYTQLLASMFTLVKTKPVLREAAFVGALWFAAFNAMWATIAIHVMDAPFLLSVQQVGLLGFVGAAGIFGAKIAGKWVDKIGSQKVMTVSISLVLLSFIVLALGQNNMVVLCIGIILLDLGVFGSQIPNQVRVFAIDVNARSRTNAVYMLFYYIGAAVGSAVGVSVISKYGWTGLTIFGFTLAAIALTFHVTRKSK, from the coding sequence ATGGATCATATAGAACCAAAACCTTTAAGTACAAAACTGCTATTTATTATGGCAACTGCTATAGCCGCAACAGCAGCCAATTTATATTACAATCAGCCATTAATACCATCCATAGGGAAATCGTTAGAATTAAGTGACGGTGTTTTAGGTTTTATACCATCGGCATCACAAATAGGTTACGCTATGGCTATTTTCTTTATTTCTCCTCTAGGAGATGTTATGAATAGAAAATTAGTGATAAGAAACCTTTCCATAACCTTAGTAATCGCTTTGCTTGGCGTGTATTTAGCACCAAACTTTGCCGTTCTAATAACCGCCACTTTTGTGGTTGGTTTAGGAGCAAACATTACCCAACAATTAATACCATTAGGCGCATCTTTATCTTCTATTGAAAATAAAGGAAAAGTTATGGCGACGTTAATGACGGGTTTAACAACCGGTATTTTATTATCGAGAACGTTAAGTGGTTTTATAGCCGAACATTTTGGATGGCGTGCTGTTTTTTTAGGTGCAGCTATTATGGCTGCTATTATTGGTGTGGTGCTACAAATTGCTTTACCATCCAACAAACCTACGGCCAATTTAAAATACACACAATTACTCGCTTCTATGTTTACTTTGGTTAAAACAAAACCTGTATTACGCGAAGCTGCTTTTGTTGGTGCGTTATGGTTTGCCGCATTCAATGCCATGTGGGCCACTATTGCAATTCATGTTATGGACGCGCCTTTTTTACTATCGGTTCAACAAGTTGGATTGTTAGGTTTTGTTGGAGCTGCAGGTATTTTTGGAGCCAAAATAGCGGGAAAATGGGTTGATAAAATTGGATCTCAAAAAGTAATGACAGTCTCTATTTCTCTAGTACTATTAAGCTTTATAGTATTGGCTCTCGGCCAAAATAATATGGTTGTACTCTGTATTGGAATTATACTCTTAGATTTAGGTGTCTTTGGATCTCAAATCCCAAACCAAGTTCGTGTATTTGCCATCGATGTAAACGCACGAAGCAGAACAAACGCTGTCTATATGTTATTTTACTATATAGGCGCTGCGGTTGGTTCAGCGGTTGGTGTATCGGTAATTAGTAAATATGGTTGGACGGGTTTAACCATTTTCGGATTTACTCTAGCAGCCATTGCTTTAACCTTTCATGTTACACGAAAATCAAAATAA
- the katG gene encoding catalase/peroxidase HPI, with amino-acid sequence MDHNNGGDIGKCPFMQGAITTTEKTVTDWWPNTLNLDILHQQDTKTNPLGADFDYQEELKKLDVDALKKDVHDFMTDSQDWWPADWGHYGGLMIRMAWHAAGSYRLADGRGGGGTGNQRFAPLNSWPDNASLDKARRLLWPIKKKYGNTVSWADLIILAGTIAYESMGLKTYGFAFGRQDIWHPEKDVYWGAEKEWLAPSDERYTDVDHPDTMENPLAAVQMGLIYVNPEGVNGKPDPLKTALQVRETFKRMAMNDEETVALTAGGHTVGKTHGNGDASILGPDPESADVEEQGLGWSNPTKSGKGRYTVTSGLEGAWTTNPTKWDNGFFEMLFNHDWELRKSPAGAHQWEPVNIKEEDMPVDVEDMTTKHNPMMTDADMAMKMDPIYKEISLRFKNDFDAFSDAFARAWFKLTHRDMGPKDRWFGPDVPQEELIWQDPIPKGNYDYDVEAVKAKIAATGLSISELVSTAWDSARTFRGSDFRGGANGSRIRLEPQKNWAGNEPAQLQNVLSVLEPIATEFGISIADTIVLAGNVGVEKAIRKAGMVVDVPFAPGRGDASQEMTDAESFESMEPLADGYRNWQKKEYVVSPEEMLLDKTQLLGLTAAEMTVLVGGMRVMGTNYGGTKHGVFTENEGALTNDFFVNLTDMIFEWKSLNNGIYEIKNRKTGEVKFTATRVDLVFGSNSILRAYAEVYAQDDSKERFVKDFVSAWTKVMNADRFDI; translated from the coding sequence ATGGATCATAACAACGGCGGTGACATAGGCAAATGTCCTTTTATGCAAGGAGCAATTACTACAACCGAAAAAACAGTAACAGATTGGTGGCCAAACACACTTAATCTAGACATTTTACACCAACAGGATACAAAAACAAATCCTTTAGGTGCAGATTTTGATTACCAAGAAGAACTGAAAAAATTAGATGTAGATGCTTTAAAGAAGGATGTACACGATTTTATGACAGATAGCCAAGATTGGTGGCCTGCAGATTGGGGACACTATGGTGGTTTAATGATTAGAATGGCATGGCACGCAGCAGGTTCATATAGATTAGCAGATGGTCGTGGTGGCGGTGGTACAGGTAACCAACGTTTTGCACCTTTAAACTCTTGGCCAGATAATGCCAGTTTAGATAAAGCTAGACGTTTACTTTGGCCAATCAAGAAAAAATACGGTAATACAGTAAGTTGGGCCGATCTTATTATTTTGGCAGGAACCATTGCTTACGAAAGCATGGGCTTAAAAACCTATGGTTTTGCCTTTGGTCGTCAAGATATTTGGCACCCAGAAAAAGATGTGTATTGGGGAGCAGAAAAAGAATGGTTAGCACCAAGTGATGAGCGTTATACAGATGTAGACCATCCGGATACTATGGAAAACCCATTAGCAGCCGTACAAATGGGACTAATTTACGTAAACCCAGAAGGTGTAAACGGTAAGCCAGATCCATTAAAAACGGCTCTACAAGTTAGAGAAACGTTTAAGCGTATGGCCATGAACGATGAGGAAACAGTGGCTTTAACAGCAGGTGGACATACCGTTGGAAAAACACATGGAAATGGAGATGCTAGTATTTTAGGTCCAGATCCAGAAAGTGCAGATGTAGAAGAGCAAGGTTTAGGTTGGTCTAACCCAACAAAATCTGGTAAAGGTAGATACACAGTTACTAGTGGTTTAGAAGGTGCTTGGACGACGAACCCGACAAAATGGGATAATGGCTTTTTCGAAATGTTATTTAACCACGATTGGGAACTACGTAAAAGTCCAGCAGGAGCACACCAATGGGAACCTGTAAACATAAAGGAAGAAGATATGCCTGTAGATGTTGAGGATATGACGACTAAGCATAACCCAATGATGACAGATGCCGACATGGCCATGAAAATGGATCCTATTTATAAAGAAATTTCATTGCGATTTAAGAATGATTTTGATGCCTTTTCTGATGCTTTCGCACGTGCTTGGTTCAAATTAACACACCGTGACATGGGACCAAAAGATCGTTGGTTTGGACCCGATGTACCTCAAGAAGAATTAATTTGGCAAGATCCAATTCCAAAAGGAAATTACGATTATGATGTTGAAGCTGTAAAAGCTAAAATCGCTGCTACAGGTTTAAGTATTTCAGAATTAGTATCTACCGCTTGGGATAGTGCAAGAACTTTTAGAGGATCAGATTTTAGAGGTGGAGCAAACGGATCACGTATTCGTTTAGAGCCACAAAAAAATTGGGCAGGTAACGAGCCAGCACAATTACAAAACGTATTATCTGTTTTAGAACCTATTGCTACAGAATTTGGTATTAGCATTGCAGATACTATTGTTTTAGCTGGTAATGTTGGTGTAGAAAAAGCCATTAGAAAAGCCGGTATGGTTGTAGATGTTCCTTTTGCACCAGGTAGAGGAGATGCATCGCAAGAGATGACAGATGCAGAATCTTTTGAGTCTATGGAGCCGCTTGCAGATGGTTACAGAAACTGGCAGAAAAAAGAGTATGTGGTTAGCCCAGAAGAAATGTTGCTAGATAAAACACAATTACTTGGCTTAACAGCTGCAGAAATGACGGTTTTAGTAGGAGGTATGCGTGTTATGGGAACCAACTATGGTGGAACTAAACATGGTGTGTTTACAGAAAATGAAGGCGCTTTAACAAACGATTTCTTTGTAAACTTAACGGATATGATTTTTGAATGGAAATCGCTTAACAATGGTATTTACGAAATTAAAAACCGTAAAACTGGCGAAGTTAAATTTACCGCAACTCGTGTAGATTTAGTATTTGGTTCTAATTCTATTTTGCGCGCTTACGCGGAAGTTTACGCTCAAGACGATAGCAAGGAAAGGTTTGTAAAAGACTTTGTATCTGCTTGGACAAAAGTGATGAACGCAGATCGTTTCGATATATAA
- a CDS encoding RNA 2'-phosphotransferase, whose translation MSEKQQTHISKFLSLVLRHKPETIGIQIDQNGWVDINELIDKSNKYGIQFDRETLNHIVATNSKKRFAFNDKFDKIRASQGHSVEIELGYKNQKPPEILFHGTSEKSVQSILKKGLEKRNRQHVHLSSDTETAIKVGQRHGKPVIFEILAEKMYNDKIEFYISENGVWLTDNVPTKYLKLKDE comes from the coding sequence ATTAGCGAAAAACAACAAACGCATATAAGCAAGTTTTTAAGTTTGGTATTAAGACATAAACCTGAAACAATTGGCATTCAGATTGACCAAAATGGATGGGTTGACATTAATGAACTGATTGATAAATCAAACAAATACGGAATTCAATTTGACCGAGAAACATTAAATCATATAGTTGCCACTAATTCAAAAAAACGATTTGCTTTTAATGACAAATTTGACAAGATAAGAGCCAGTCAAGGACATTCCGTAGAAATCGAATTAGGCTATAAAAATCAAAAACCACCTGAAATACTTTTTCACGGAACAAGCGAAAAATCAGTTCAATCTATTTTGAAAAAAGGACTTGAAAAGCGGAACAGACAGCACGTTCATTTGAGTAGTGATACTGAAACAGCAATCAAGGTAGGACAGCGTCACGGAAAGCCTGTTATATTTGAGATATTAGCGGAGAAAATGTACAATGACAAAATTGAATTTTATATTTCGGAAAATGGAGTTTGGTTGACTGATAATGTGCCGACAAAATATTTGAAACTAAAAGATGAATAA
- a CDS encoding diacylglycerol kinase, whose product MRNKKESFLVNRLKSVGLAFKGAVLLLKTEASIKIQFTLGVIVTIAGFYYNISTTEWLIQLLAIALVMCAEGVNTAIEAIADFIHPEHHEKIGLIKDIAAGAVFIAAIFTSIIGLIIYIPKIF is encoded by the coding sequence ATGCGTAACAAAAAGGAATCTTTTTTAGTAAATAGATTAAAAAGTGTTGGCCTTGCTTTTAAAGGTGCAGTATTGCTCCTTAAAACCGAAGCCAGCATTAAAATTCAATTTACACTCGGTGTTATAGTCACTATCGCTGGGTTTTACTACAATATATCTACTACCGAGTGGCTTATTCAACTATTGGCCATTGCTTTAGTGATGTGTGCCGAAGGTGTAAATACGGCCATTGAAGCTATTGCAGATTTTATTCACCCCGAACATCACGAAAAAATAGGTTTAATAAAAGATATTGCAGCCGGAGCTGTATTTATTGCTGCTATCTTCACCTCTATTATTGGCCTTATTATTTATATTCCTAAAATTTTCTAA
- a CDS encoding T9SS type A sorting domain-containing protein, with amino-acid sequence MKKKLLILFLFIATLNINAQTNLVPNADMENWDSFDTNPDDWTRFFDGLWEKNADFQNGTASLQLEIASGRAFNYINTDNMSFISGVTYVCTFYYKAVSGNLTQVEFNLSHTPGAFPTTFLTNTYTDSSTTEWKKGEFEYTATETENVQAFIYARGDAGAQVLIDNVSIFDKSTLSTNQFENNSNTITAYPNPSTDFIEISGFKVKENYTIYNILGESVLNGSIQEKEQIDLRTLTNGIYILKTENAKALKIIKE; translated from the coding sequence ATGAAGAAAAAACTACTTATTCTATTTTTATTTATTGCAACATTAAATATCAATGCGCAAACAAACCTTGTTCCTAATGCAGATATGGAGAATTGGGATTCGTTTGATACAAACCCAGATGATTGGACTAGATTTTTTGACGGATTATGGGAAAAAAATGCTGATTTTCAAAATGGAACTGCAAGTCTACAATTAGAAATTGCCTCAGGTAGAGCATTTAACTACATAAATACAGATAATATGTCATTCATTTCTGGTGTAACTTATGTTTGTACTTTTTATTACAAAGCTGTTTCTGGTAATTTAACTCAGGTTGAATTTAATTTATCTCATACTCCAGGTGCTTTTCCAACTACTTTTTTAACTAATACCTATACAGACTCATCTACAACAGAATGGAAAAAAGGAGAGTTTGAATATACAGCTACCGAAACAGAAAATGTTCAAGCTTTTATATACGCACGTGGAGATGCTGGCGCGCAAGTATTAATTGATAACGTTTCTATTTTTGATAAATCAACATTATCTACAAATCAATTTGAAAATAATTCAAATACAATAACCGCTTATCCAAATCCATCTACCGATTTTATTGAAATTTCAGGATTTAAAGTAAAAGAAAATTATACCATTTACAATATACTTGGTGAAAGCGTTTTAAACGGTTCTATACAAGAAAAAGAACAAATAGATCTTAGAACCCTAACTAACGGAATCTATATATTGAAAACAGAAAATGCAAAAGCATTGAAAATTATTAAAGAATAA
- a CDS encoding peroxiredoxin-like family protein, whose product MSILEHTALQNALNAKQTGWEAKATDAQKAITAENLEAIIATHFKENAINVGDNMIDFTLKNALGECINLQNTLNKGPVILTWYRGGWCPYCNLTLQFLQNSLPQFKKYGSNLLALTPELPDKSLNTKEKHSLQFEVLSDVGNKVSKQYGLSYKLTDALAEVYKNGIGLKNYNGDDSSELPITATYIIDKTGLVQYAFLDADYRKRASISEIIEVLKIL is encoded by the coding sequence ATGAGCATTCTAGAACATACAGCATTACAAAACGCCCTAAACGCAAAACAAACCGGTTGGGAAGCTAAAGCCACAGATGCACAAAAAGCGATAACGGCAGAAAATCTTGAAGCTATTATTGCAACTCATTTTAAAGAAAACGCTATTAATGTTGGTGATAACATGATTGATTTTACCTTAAAAAATGCTTTAGGTGAATGCATAAATTTACAAAACACCCTAAACAAAGGTCCGGTAATACTAACCTGGTATCGAGGTGGCTGGTGTCCGTATTGTAATTTAACCTTACAGTTTTTACAAAATAGCTTGCCACAATTTAAAAAATATGGATCAAATTTATTAGCCTTAACGCCAGAGTTACCAGACAAATCTTTGAATACTAAAGAAAAACACAGCTTACAATTTGAGGTGCTAAGCGATGTTGGAAATAAGGTATCCAAGCAATATGGCTTATCGTATAAATTAACAGACGCTTTAGCAGAAGTTTATAAAAACGGCATAGGTTTAAAAAACTATAATGGCGATGATAGTAGCGAATTACCAATTACAGCAACTTATATTATTGATAAAACAGGGCTTGTACAATATGCATTTTTAGATGCCGATTACCGCAAAAGAGCTTCAATTTCAGAAATTATAGAGGTGTTGAAAATACTTTAA
- a CDS encoding porin family protein, whose translation MTKIILQLIFVLSFFNIVAQNSKFEIGPEIGLNISDYRYIEAKYVRGLSINRMSFGVVGKFNFSRNWALKLKLKYEGKGILITDDSEIELFTQKLNYIVMPVMAEWRVGQGNLQGFFNFGMYGGLLMSASKEYSNDEVKDNKEDFKPYDYGLAGGLGVIYKLTNSLKITLDWGGQFGLSPIDFNGYPNGWKANQNLSGNIGVLFGL comes from the coding sequence ATGACAAAAATAATCTTGCAACTAATATTTGTTCTTTCCTTTTTTAATATTGTTGCTCAAAACTCAAAATTTGAAATAGGTCCCGAGATTGGATTAAATATTAGCGACTATCGATATATTGAGGCTAAATATGTAAGAGGTTTATCTATAAATAGAATGTCATTTGGAGTCGTGGGTAAATTCAACTTTTCTAGAAATTGGGCTCTAAAATTAAAACTAAAATATGAAGGAAAAGGAATTTTAATTACAGACGATTCAGAAATAGAGCTTTTTACACAAAAATTAAACTATATAGTGATGCCTGTTATGGCAGAATGGAGAGTAGGCCAAGGAAATTTACAAGGTTTTTTTAATTTCGGAATGTATGGAGGTCTACTAATGTCTGCTTCAAAAGAATATTCCAATGATGAGGTTAAGGATAATAAAGAGGATTTCAAGCCATATGATTATGGGCTTGCTGGTGGCCTTGGAGTTATTTACAAATTAACAAACAGTTTAAAAATTACTCTTGATTGGGGAGGTCAATTCGGATTGAGTCCAATTGATTTCAATGGATATCCTAATGGCTGGAAAGCCAATCAAAATCTGAGTGGGAATATTGGGGTACTATTTGGATTATAA
- a CDS encoding ankyrin repeat domain-containing protein: protein MKDINNLFESIKNRDILTLKNLLSENPKLAEATDERGFTPLILATYFDNEAATKTLVEHQAPINAKDASGNTALIGVSFKGNVTFAKYLIENGADLNEVNTNGTTALTFATQYNKVDIVKLLLEHNADKTIKDNAGKTALAYAEEKEFTEIVALLEQ from the coding sequence ATGAAAGACATTAATAACTTATTTGAAAGCATAAAAAATAGAGACATTTTAACTCTAAAAAACTTACTATCAGAAAACCCTAAATTGGCCGAAGCTACTGATGAGCGTGGTTTTACACCATTAATTTTGGCGACCTATTTTGATAACGAAGCCGCAACTAAAACATTGGTAGAGCATCAAGCACCTATTAATGCTAAAGATGCCTCAGGAAACACCGCTTTAATTGGTGTAAGTTTTAAAGGCAACGTTACTTTTGCTAAATATTTAATTGAAAACGGCGCCGATTTAAACGAAGTGAATACCAACGGAACCACAGCCTTAACCTTTGCTACACAATACAACAAAGTAGACATTGTTAAACTACTTTTAGAGCATAACGCTGATAAAACGATAAAAGATAACGCAGGAAAAACAGCTTTAGCTTACGCTGAAGAAAAGGAGTTTACCGAAATTGTTGCGCTTTTGGAGCAATAG
- a CDS encoding DUF6567 family protein, giving the protein MKKIILILAVTAAFTSCKSPSLYSGGYQQHNQTQTVLTSSNFNVLGSFSGTATEKIMTGNITNKEGIVSQAKTNLLKKAKSAGVELVGSRTLINVSVDITETKKRITATMSAEIIEFK; this is encoded by the coding sequence ATGAAAAAAATTATTTTAATTCTAGCTGTTACTGCCGCATTTACATCTTGTAAATCACCGAGTTTATACTCAGGAGGTTACCAACAGCACAATCAAACTCAAACCGTTTTAACAAGTTCTAATTTCAATGTATTAGGTAGCTTTTCAGGAACAGCTACAGAGAAAATAATGACTGGAAACATAACAAACAAAGAAGGTATTGTTTCTCAGGCAAAAACAAATCTGCTAAAAAAAGCAAAATCTGCCGGTGTAGAATTAGTAGGTAGCAGAACTCTTATTAATGTATCTGTAGATATCACAGAAACAAAAAAGAGAATTACAGCAACAATGTCTGCTGAAATTATTGAGTTTAAATAA